GCAGATTCCCGTCTGCGAAGCCGGCCTGGAATCCTCCGATGCGCGCGTCCGCGCGAACGCCGTCGAAGCCCTGGCCAAGCTGGGCGTCCGCGACCGCGAGCACCAGAAGCGGATCGAGCCGATGCTGCGCGATCCCAACGACCGCGTCCGCGTGAACGCCGCCATCGCACTTTCGAAGATGGGCGACCAGACCGTCATGCCGACCCTGACGGCGATGACGAAGGAGCCGACGAAATGGCTCCGCTCGTCCGCCGCGTTCGCTCTCGGTGAGATCGGCGATCGGGAAGGCGTTCCCGCCCTGATCGCCCTTCTCGACGATCGCGAGGACGTCGTGTATCGGAACGCGCTCGAAGCCCTCGGCAAGATCGCCGACATCCGGTCGCTGATTCCGATACTGCAGGAAAAAGCCAAGGGTCGTCTTCCCGCCGAATTCTTCGACGCGCTTCTGTCGAAATTCTCGCACCAGGCGAAACAGCAGTAGGAATTCCCGCGCAACAAAAACTTCCGGTCGTGCCGAGCCTGTCGAGGCACGTCGTGAGGAAGGCTTCGCTCTATCCCGGTTTTTCGCGTCGGTCGACACCGTTCGGATTTTCCGAGAACGTGCCGATGTGTAACGAGATACAGCATATTTTGCGCGACGGGGAGGTTACCAAACCATGATGCCTTTCGGGCGGATCGACACGCGATCCTGCGGCGCCCTGCTTGCTCTTTGGTTCGCGGTTCTGAGCCCGGCGATGTCCGCCGGCAGTGAAATTGAATTGAAGAACACCATGGTCAATCTCAGGAAAGGGCCGTCGACGCAGTCGGAAATTCTCGCTCAATTGCCCCCCCGCGCGCGCGTGACCGTCGTCGAGAAAACCGACAAGTGGTATAAGGTCAAATATTGTAAACACGTCGAGGGATTCGTCCACGGCAGTCTCGTGGCGTCGAAAGCCACTCCGAAAGCCGCGTCGAAACGGGAAACGGCACCAATGCGGGAACCCGCTTCCGATGCCGGCACTGAACTCGTTCGCCAGCAGGCGACGATTGCGTTCGCTCGATGCGACTGGGCAGAAGTCGTTCGCCTGCTCGACGAGACTCCTGGCGTGACGAATATCAGCGCCGGCGAAGGCTACATGCTGGGAATCGCCTATCGCGAGCTCGGCAGGTTCGACCGGGCGGAGGCCTCCCTGTTTCGCGCCCTGGGAGAACCCGAACGGAGCTGGGATGCGACGAGCGCCGAGATCTACCGCCAGCTTCTCGACATCCAACAGAAACGGAAACGCTGGATCCAGGTCATCGATACCGCAAAACGCATCACGACGCACCTTCCAGCGGCTCCCTGGGCCGTCAAGGCAAGGGCGGAAGCCTATCTTCAGCTTCGCAGGCCGGCCGAAGCCCTCGCCGAGTATCAGTCCATGCTCATGAAAAATCCCGACGAAGTGGACGCATTCGTCGGCATGGGGCGTGCACGGGTCGATCTGAACGATCTGCGCGGCGCCGAAGCGGATTTCAATACGGCGATCCGCAAGGCCCCGGGGCATGAACAGGCCTATCTCGGCCTCGCGGAGCTGCAGCTCGTCAAAAAACAGGCGCTCGAAGCCGAAGCCACCCTTCGAAAGGGCGTGGCGGCCGCTCCGGCATCGAAACTGCTGAAAGACCGGCTGGCGTACCTCGAAAAAGCGCGCCGCCTGGCCGAACAACGCGCCGATCTGCAGAAAAAGCGCGATCAGCTGACGGCAAAGCTGTGTTCCGGAGGCATCCAGTCCTGTCGGTTCACCGTCGTCGCGAAGCTCAAGCCGAAACTGTACGAGATCCGGCTCGATTCGGATGAACCGGCGTTCCTTCAGACCCGGCGGTCGGTATTTTCCGGACCGGGGTATCACGAGATTCCTCTGATCGACACCGGAGAAATCCCTGTCCGTCTCGCGCCGAGACGCGGCGGCTTCGTCAGCAGGGCGCGGCTGCTGAAGGAACTGACCGATGCGCAGGCCGTTCAGTATCAGCAGACGGGCATGGAGCTTCACGACGTAAACAAGGCTCTCGAGAAAATCATCAGCGAGCAGCAGCGGCACGCCGCAGCCGTTTCCGGTTGAGCGGGCCGGAAGCGAAAGGAGATCTGAAAAAGCGTCCGATGGGTGTACAACTCCCTTCGAGACTGGTAGAATAGGCTGAAACACCAAAATTAGAGTCTCGGTACCGGATCTTTCCGCCGGGCGAGGAACAGATGGAAGTTTCCCCGCCTCAGGACAGGCAAGAGCGGCACCCGAGGAGGCAAATATGAACGAACAGACCTGGCATCCCCGTGACTTGTTCCGGTCCGGCCTGTACCTGGCCGGTACGGTTATCCTGCTGGTTTCGATCGTCGCCCTTATCACCGCGTCCGGCTGCGGCGGCGGTGGCGGCGGCGGAATCACCGGCCTCCCCCTGTCGCAGGTCGCCCAGAACGGAACCATCACCGGTCGTGTCGTTGCCTCCGACCTGATCATCGCCTCCCGGCTTGCCGCCACCACGCAATCCGTCAAAGCCGGAACCCAGGCGATCGCGAATGCCGACGTCTGGCTCGAACAACTTCCCACCTTCCATACCCGGACCGATTCGGAAGGCCGGTTCACGCTGACCGGCGTTCCCCTCGGATCCTACCGGGTCGTCGCGAAACTCTTTTCGCCCCTGACCCAGGAAACCTACAAGATCCGCTCCGTGAATTTCAGTCTCGGCGAGGATGCGAACGCGCATAATGCCGGCGATCTCGGCGTCAAAAAAGCGGTGAACCAGGTCAGCGGCATTCTCCGCGACAATACCGGCCGTCCGCTTCCCTTCGCGAGAATGGCGCTGTGGGGCGAAACGTTCACGACGGATAGTAATGGATATTTTATAACCCCGCCCCTCCCTGAAGAGGAAACGGGCGCCGAGGTGACGGTCGTCGGCTCCAGCGAAATCAGGGAAACCGTTTTCGAAGTTGCATATATATCTGGAACTATTCCTGTCGTCGAGATCTCGGTTCCGACCCAGACCCAGACGCCGCAGGCTCCCGTGGCGAGAATCGCCGCGTCCTCCGTCCTGGTCACGCCGAACCAGCTCGTCACGCTCAGCGCCGATGCGGACGACCCGCTGGGGGCGACCAGGGACAGGCTCGGCTTCACCTGGTCCGCGACGGCGGGCCAGCTCGCGTCCGGTTCCTATCCCTGGACCGTCCGCTGGACGGCCCCGGCGTATGACACCGTTGCCACGGTTTCCGTCGTCGTCGTCAACGGCTCCGGCCTATCCGGAACGGCCCGGGTTCCGATCACGGTCGGGGCGGGCGGCGTGAACCAGCGGCCTGCGATCAGCAACGTGACGGCGTCCGGAACGTCCGGCGATATCGCGATCACCTACGCCGTCACCGATCCCGAGAACGATGCCGTTTCGCTCGCCGTCCATTACTCGCTCGACGGCGGAACGAGCTGGACCCAGACGACGCATTTCACGGGGACCAGCACGGGAATCACGCCGGGGACGGGAAAATCCATCATCTGGCACTCGGCCGTCGATGCCCCTTCCGCGACTTACACGGCCCGGATCAAACTGATCCCCTCTGATGCTGGCGGGAACGGAACGGCCGGCATCTCGGCTTCATTCCCGATCGACAATACCAGCATCGCCGTCGTCAGCAACGTGATGACCGCGGTCGGGACCTCGACGGTCGTCATCACGTACGATCTCGACGAACCGTCAAACCGGGCCTGTTCGATCGCCGTCGCCTATTCCCTAAACGGCGGCACGACGTTCACACAGACGACCAGCGTGACGGGATCGACCTCCGGAGTCACCCCCGGCACGGCGAAAACGCTGACCTGGAACTGGCCGCAGGATGTCACGCCGCCCCAGAGCAACGTGGTTTTACGCGTGACGCCCGATAACGGCGTCACCCCGGGCACCCCGGGCCTTTCTTCCGCGTTTTCGCTCGGCACGGCCAACAGTGCGCCGGTCGTTTCGAACGTGATTGCGAGCGGTTCGAGCGGCAACATCACGATCGGCTACGCCCTCGCGGACGCGGACGGTAATGCCTGCTCGATCATCGTCGAATACTCGACGAACGGCGGCACCTCCTGGACGACCACCACCAACGTAACGGGCACCTCCGGGGTTCAGCCCGGAAATAATAAATCTCTCGTCTGGAGTTCGTCGGCCGACATCACGACGAACCAGGCGAACGTGGCAGTCCGCCTGACGGCCAATGACGGGACCGTCAGCGGTTCCCCGGCCGTATCCTCCAGTTTTGCGGTCAATAATCAGGGCTTGACCAACAGTGCGCCGGTCGTTTCGAACGTGACGGCGAGCGGCACGAGCGGGAACATCACGATCGGGTACACGCTCGCCGACGCCGAAAGCGACGCCTGCTCAATCGCGGTCGAGTTTTCAACGAATGGCGGCACCTCCTGGACGCCGACCTCCAACGTCACCGGAACGACGGGCATTGCGCCCGGGACGGGAAAGCAGATCATCTGGATTTCCTCGTCCGACATCCTGACGAACGAATCGAACGTCAGAGTGCGGCTGACGCCGAACGACGGGAAAATCAGCGGAACCGCGGCGAGTTCGTCGGTCTTCTCGGTGAACAACGGCGGAGTCGTGAATACGGCGCCGGTCATTTCGAGCGTGACGACGAGCGGCACGAGCGGGAACATCACGATAGGCTTCACGCTTGCCGATTCCCAGGGCGATGCCTGCACGATAGGCGTCGCCTTCTCGGTTGACGGCGGAACGACGTGGGCGACGACGACGAACGTCATCGGCTCGACCGGCGTCACGCCGGGAAGCGGAAAAGCCCTCGTCTGGAGCTCTTCCGCCGATATCAGTACGAACCAGGCGAACGTGAAGGTGCGTCTCGTCCCGAACGATGGCAAGGTGTCCGGCGCGGCGGCGATCTCTTCGACGTTTTCCGTGAACAACGGAGGCATTCCGAACACGGCGCCCGTCGTTTCCGCCGTCACCACGAGCGGCACGAGCGGGAACGTCACGATCGGGTACACGCTCGCCGACGCCGAAAGCGACGCCTGCTCGATCGCGGTCGAATACTCGCTCAACGGCGGCACGAGCTGGACGCCGACCTCGAATGTCACGGGAACCACGGGCGTTGCGCCGGGCTCGGGAAAAACGATCATCTGGATCTCCTCGATGGATGTAAGCACGAACCAGACGAACGTGAAGGTCCGGCTGACGCCCAGCGACGGAAAAGTCAGCGGCACAGCGGCCTCGTCCGCCGTCTTTGCTCTTCAGAACGGCGGTTCAGCCGTCGTCAGCTCGGTTCTGACCTCGGTCTCCGGCTCGGACGTCACGATCACCTACAATCTCACCGAACCGTCGAACGCGAACTGCTCGATCGGCGTCGAATACTCTCTGAACGCCGGTACCAGCTGGACGCCGACAACGCGGCTTACGGGAACCACGACGGGCGTCGTTCCCGGCACCGGTCGCACCGTCGTCTGGAACGCGGGCCTGGATGTAAGTCTGCCGCAGGCCACCGTCAAGGTTCGCCTCACCCCCAACAACGGGATCGCCTCCGGAACGCCTGGCGTGTCTGATACGTTTTCCATCGGGGCTCTCAACAATGCTCCGTCCATCACCAGTGTTACTCCTTCCGGAACCAGCGGCGATATTTCGATCACCTACTCGCTGACCGACGCCGATAACGACGCCTGCTCGATCGGGTTCGGCTACTCCCTCGACGGCGGAACGACCTGGGCGACGAGCACGCATCTGACCGGAACGACGACGGGCGTCATGCCCGGTACGGGCAAAACGCTGACCTGGAATTCGAGCACGGATTTCTCGACGAATCAGACGAACGTCAAAGTCAGGTTGGTTCCGAACGACGGCAAGGTGAGCGGAACTCCTGGAATTTCCGGGGTGTTCACGGTGAACAACGCCGCAGTCGCGACGGTTTCGAACGTTCGCACCTCCGTCACGAACCAGACCGTGACGATCACCTACGATCTGACCGACGCGACGGCCCAGCCGAGCTCGATTCAGGTCGAGTATTCGCTCAACGGCGGCAGCACCTGGGCCGTCACCACGCAGTTGACCGGTACGACGACGGGTATCACCCCCGGAACGGACCGGACGATCGTCTGGAACTCGGCGCAGGATGTGAGCGGCACGCAGAACACCGTCAAGGTGCGCGTCTCGGCGAATAACGGCTCCGGCTTCGGCCCTGCCGGCACCTCCGCCCTTTTCTCGATCACCGGCGCCAACAACCCGCCGGTGGTGTCGGGGGTCTACGTGACCGGCACCTCGGGCAATATCACGATCGGTTATGCCCTGGCCGATGCCGACAGCGATCTGTGCAGTATCGCCGTTGCCTACTCGCTCGACTCCGGAACGACATGGGCGACGACGACGGCCCTGACCGGCACAACGGCGAACATCACCCCCGGAACCGGGAAAACCATCACCTGGAACTCGGCCGCCGACGTCGTCGGCAACTACACCGACGTCGTGAAGGTGCGGGTCGTGGCGAACGACGGCAAGGTGAAAAGCGCTCCCGGCGTGTCCGCCGCCTTCACGATCAACAACAACAGCCTGCCGGTGGTCTCGGCCGTGACGACGAGCGGCACCTCCGGCAACATCACGGTGACCTACACGCTCGCCGACAGCGACGGCGGGGCTTCTTCGATCGCCGTCTTCTATTCGACCGACGGCGGCGCCAACTACAAGCAGACGACGAACGTCACGGGTGTCACGAGCGGCATCACTCCCGGAAGCGGCAAGACGTTCATCTGGGTGTCCCCGTCGGATGTTCCCGGAAGCACGGCAAACGCCCGTCTGAAGATCATTCCGAACGACGGCACGGCCGACGGAACCCCCGGTGAATCGTCGATCTTCACGGTGAACAACAACACCGCCCCGGTGCTTTCCGATCTGAACGTGAGTGGCGGAACGGGAGACATCGCGGTCGGCTTTACCCTGTCGGATGTCGACGGAAACGCCTGCTCCATCAGTCTTTCCTACTCGATCGACGGCGGCAGCACCTGGACCCAGAGTAATAATATAACGGGTGGTGTTGGAGTGACGCCGGGCAGCGGCAAGAGCATCGTCTGGAACTCCGCGGCCGATATCAGCAGCTATCAATCGAACGTGAAGATCCGAATCACCGCCAACGACGGGTACGTCAACAGCGCGACGCTCACCTCGTCGACGATCACGGTGAACAACAACAACCTGCCCACGATCAGCAACGTGCTGGTGAGCGGCAATTCGGGCGCGATCACGATCACCTACACGCTGGCGGATGCCGACAGCGCCTCCTGCTCGGTCAAGGTCTACTTCAGCACCGATGGCGGCGGCACCTGGACCCAGACCACGCAGGTCACGGGATCGGTGAACAACGTCGCGCCGGGCACGAACCGCGGCATCACCTGGGACTCGACGATATCGATTCCCGGCAACGAATCCAACGTCAAGTTGCGACTCGTTCCCTTCGACGGCATCGGCAACGGAACGGCAGGCGAGTCGAGCTCCTTCGCCGTCAGCAATAACTCCCTGCCAGTCGTCACCAACGTGACGACG
This genomic window from Candidatus Ozemobacteraceae bacterium contains:
- a CDS encoding SH3 domain-containing protein, giving the protein MMPFGRIDTRSCGALLALWFAVLSPAMSAGSEIELKNTMVNLRKGPSTQSEILAQLPPRARVTVVEKTDKWYKVKYCKHVEGFVHGSLVASKATPKAASKRETAPMREPASDAGTELVRQQATIAFARCDWAEVVRLLDETPGVTNISAGEGYMLGIAYRELGRFDRAEASLFRALGEPERSWDATSAEIYRQLLDIQQKRKRWIQVIDTAKRITTHLPAAPWAVKARAEAYLQLRRPAEALAEYQSMLMKNPDEVDAFVGMGRARVDLNDLRGAEADFNTAIRKAPGHEQAYLGLAELQLVKKQALEAEATLRKGVAAAPASKLLKDRLAYLEKARRLAEQRADLQKKRDQLTAKLCSGGIQSCRFTVVAKLKPKLYEIRLDSDEPAFLQTRRSVFSGPGYHEIPLIDTGEIPVRLAPRRGGFVSRARLLKELTDAQAVQYQQTGMELHDVNKALEKIISEQQRHAAAVSG